From one Triticum aestivum cultivar Chinese Spring chromosome 4B, IWGSC CS RefSeq v2.1, whole genome shotgun sequence genomic stretch:
- the LOC123094414 gene encoding uncharacterized protein, producing the protein MQFGCAELKPPCRNAPAPRCNHIHIRTAHRHGSASMAATMKLSLTFVLLLSALVVFGDAGATCDNIRCIQGGYITCKNYPGQKLDGCACVCAPKDGKGCVLHLDSGSTNKCTKY; encoded by the exons ATGCAGTTTGGCTGTGCTGAACTGAAGCCTCCCTGTAGAAACGCCCCGGCACCGCGCTGCAACCACATACATATTCGCACGGCGCACAGACACGGAAGCGCAAGCATGGCCGCCACCATGAAGCTGTCACTCaccttcgtcctcctcctctccg CGCTGGTGGTGTTCGGGGACGCCGGGGCGACCTGCGACAACATCCGGTGCATCCAGGGAGGGTACATCACCTGCAAGAACTACCCCGGCCAGAAGCTCGACGGGTGCGCCTGCGTGTGCGCGCCCAAGGACGGCAAGGGCTGCGTGCTCCACCTCGACAGCGGCTCCACCAACAAATGCACCAAGTACTGA